The Oleiphilus messinensis DNA segment CCACTGAGGCGCAGGTAATTGCCGCACTCGCGACCTCGGGAAACGCTGAAGCTCAACAAGTTTTGGAGGCTTATTGTCATCGCCTTGCAAAAGCCTTGGCCAGTGTAATTAACATTCTCGACCCGGAAGTCATCGTCTTGGGCGGTGGGCTATCCAACATCCAAAAACTTTATGATGAGGTACCCGAACAGTTACAGAGATTCGTTTTCTCTGACAGCCTGAACACAAAGTTACTGCCCAACCGGTATGGCGATTCAAGTGGTGTCCGTGGCGCAGCCTGGTTAGGTATGGCCGGCAAAGTCAATTAATAAATTAAACTCAAAAAGAAGTTCACTATGAGCAACAACGAAGTAAAAGACGCGCTGATAGGGGTACATAACCGATTCCTGGCCTTATATGCCGCCACAGCCCCACATTTGCCCGAGGCTCGATCCGAGACTGACTGGGATTCACCCTGCATCCAGAAACACCTCACCCCGCAAAACCCGGAATATATCCATTGGCAACCCACGCCTTGGGAACCGGACTCAGCATTCACGAATCTCGAATCCGCGCTTCAAATACAATTTCATGACGACATCAAAACGTTTTATACCGCATTCTGGTCTGATGGGATCTGGGGAGACTTTAAAGGCAATGAAGTCAGCATAATTCAGGTGTGGAATGAACACGACTTTGAAATGTTACAGGAAAATATGCTCGGACACCTGTTTGCACAGATGAAAAAGCGGCTGGACTATACTTTTTTTATTGGTTGCACGCTCGATGACCAGATCATCAGCCTCGATAATACTACGGGCCATGTTCTACTTGAATATCCAGGAAAAAAACCACATCGACAATTATCAGATTCGCTAGCACAATGGTTAAATGGCTTTAACCCATCCACGAAGCCTTATACGCCGTGAATCCAGCGGAAAACAAGAGCCAAAAAAGCAAAACCCACCCTAATCCTGCCCGCAGTTGCTGGATGTAACCAACGGATGTTTCACGTCCTACCCGATGGAGCAGACGATGAAAATGGGGCTGAAACACTTGTACAGTATTGTGTGACCAGCCAAAAAACAATGATTTGAAACGGAGTTTGATTCCGGCAGGACGACCAACTAACCAGAGCGAAAGAACGAGACAGCGTGATGGAATAAAATCGAGCCCCCAGAGCAAAAATCGTCCAGCCCATCCCCGCCGGTTGGGCGCACACAAAACCCAGCGCTCCAACAAACGAACCAACAACGCGGCAACGGGTCCCAACATCAAAAACCAGAAAATAATTACAAAGTAACTGCGATAGGTATCCTCAAGCACACAGAAAAAAGCACGTTCGTATACCAACGCCTCACCTTTCGCATCAGTTCCCTGTAACGTTTTCGCATTACGTTGAATATCAGCGGCTTTGGCAATCGACAACCCTGCTTGATAATGCTGCCTGGCCTGCCACGCGGTTTCAAACTGACTGATTATAATTTTTGCCTGAGGATTACCCAGCAGCACAATCAGCAACAACCAACTCAGGAAAAAGCCAAACACACCATAGGCTAAGGGAAACGTCCACTGTAAAAGGATATGCAGACAAGCAAAGAGTGCCAGCGCGGCTAGCAAAAAAACGACATGAAACCACTCCTGCGCCAGCTTCCGCTGCATCGCATCAGCATACAATACTTTATCAATTTCCGTAATCAGACGCTGATTAAAAGTTAACCCTAACAGACGCTGTAAAATTAACGCACTACACACCAATAGAATCGACATATCAGGCTAGTTGTGCCCGATAATATGACCAGTCAAAACTCGCGCCGGGATCCGTCTTTCGCCCTGGCGCAATATCCGAGTGCCCGACAATTCGACCCGAACTAATACCCGGGTACCGGCCCATAATCGCTCTTGTCAACGCGATCAAAACCTCATATTGTTCTCGGGAATATTGCTCGACGTCGGTTCCTTCCAACTCGATACCAATTGCATAATCATTGCAATTCTCCCGCCCCTCGAACGAAGATACACCCGCATGCCACGCCCGTTTATGTATGGGAACAAACTGAATGATTGCGCCCGTTCTCTGAATAAAAAAGTGAGCGGATACCGTTAACTTCGCGATAGTCTGAAAAAAAGGATGTTGATCGGCTGGCAAATTGTTCGTAAAGAATTTTTCGACTGCATTGCCACCAAACTGACCAGGCGGGAGGCTGATATTATGGATAACCAGTAAACTAGGCTCTTCCCCCTCCGGACGATCATTAAAATTCGGCGATGGTACCTTTCGCACACCACTGATCCAGCCATCTTCTGAAATGACGAATTCCATACGCTCACAACTTTGAAAAGCATTAGTACACAGGCATCACTACTGTTGTAGGTGTAAAGAGAACATTGCTCTAGAGCCTGTTGACGTTCGAGAGTATAGCGAGGCTGAAAAATAACGCCACAACTTTTACCGCATGCTGCCAATGATCGATTCAAGTGCACGATCAAATATCAGGCCATCATCCAACAATTTAACCTGCTCGGATGCAAAAGCTTCCGCCAATTCCTGTTTCTGGAACTCGGCAACTTTTGCCCCATTTCGATTAATGAAGATGTATTTACCAATACTTTTGACCACGGCAGCCAACTTGAACTTCATTGCGTCCCCACCTTCGGGGTGATACTCAAACCATGCGCCAACTCGCAGGTGCTCCACTTTTTCTAACCAGGCCTTAACCATTTCCGGAGAAATGGTCGAAACGGAACCTGATTGTGGAGCAGAATCCACAGTGGCGGGTGTAGACGGAACCGGCGCTTTAGATTGCGCCTTTGAATCCGGATTTTGCTGTAAGTTTTCTAGCGGAGCACTATCTTGTGCTGGGGCCGCGGACTCCGTATTACTGAAGCCCAACTCTTCCAGCAATTCACCCGACAGGCGTTTTTGTTCACTTTGAAAACGTTTATCCTGTTGCAGCGCATTAAAATCACGGGTCACAGAAGACACACTCTGGCGCTCGCTACGCTTAGTATCCTGAGTCTGGCCCAATGTCGACGCTGGGTCTGCAGGGGGCGCAGGCGCTTTGAATGCTTCTGCTTTGGGTAAGGATAATCTTTGCAAGGCATCAACATGACAGCGCTCAAGCTCGGATAAGGCCTTCACCACATTCTGAGGCGAGTAAGACACTTCAGCCAGCCCTTCTCTCAAAGCTCTCAAGATTTTCGGAATCATCCGAACCAGTTTCTGTCTGGCATCATTTTCCGGGCGCGGAGAAATACTCCAGAGCGTATGCTCCAGTATCTTTCTGGACTGGTCGAATCGGTTATCTTCATCGCTACTTTTAAGATGATGCAGTGTAAGTACACGTGTCCAGCCGTCACTTAAAACCTCTTTCAACATGGTGGGCAAACTACGCCCATCAAGCAATTGCGCAACAACAGTTTCAGCAGCTTTTTTAGCCTCATCGCTTTTCGCCTTACCCTCTTCCGCATCCTGAATACGTCGACTAATCAATTCATTTCGGCGTTGTTCAAGCTGGACGAATTTTTCAAAATCCTCCAACATTTGACTGAATACGCTCAAGTCGGTATCAAAATCCCGTGTCAGATGCTCAACGATCCCTTCGAGTTTGGTAATTAATTGATCCCGACCTTTGCCCAAGCGCTCATTCCAGCCAATGGATGCCCGTGCAATTTCGTTCAGCAACAGTCTTGCAGGATGTCGCTTCGCATTGAAGAAGCTCTTGTCAATCATCGCAACTTTCAACATTGGTATTTGCAACTGCGCTATTAATTGACGCACTTTGTCGGGAATTTGCACATCCCCCAAAATGTATTCGAATAGGATAGAGACCAGATTTATTACATCATTATCAATGGCTTTAAAGTGCGCAATTTCCTGTGGCATCCCCAGTTGCGCAGCAATTACGGATCGAAAATCCAACACAGCGCCATGGGACACCGCCCCGGATTGATCCTGAGTGTAATGGGATTGAGCCAACGTCAACGCACGTAAAACCTCACCAGATTCAAGGTCATCGCCAATCGTGGTAGCAGCTGCTGCACGCCCCCCCACACCAGGTTGGATGGCAGCCCTGAGTGCTGCAAATGTGTCATCAGCACTAATAACCTGAGACCCCATGTTTGAGCCTTGATTGGATGAACCATCCACATGAGCAAATCCGTCAGTACTGGCCGGAGAAGAATTTGATGATGATAAGTTTGAAGTGACCTTTCTGGGAGACCCCACACTTTTCCCCTGCGAAAGAGCACCACTTAAATCAGGCATAACACCATGTTTTGCGAGCAACAAATTCGCTGCTTTATAGAATTCAGGCAAATGAGCCACCAAAAATTGATCCAGCAATTTTAGTACAACCAGCTTCGCGCGAATGTCCATCTCCAACTCGCTGAGGCATCCCGCAGTCGACTTACACACACGTTGCGGGCCTATCGGAATGCAATCCGGCTCGACCACCGTATTTGGAAACAGACTTTGAATACGAAGGTGCAGATGTTCAAGCGCCATCTCTGCCGATTCTCTGACTTTACTAATCATAGTTTCGATGGCAACTTTCTCCTCCATCTCGTCCATTTCGACCAGCGAAAGCTCTTCCGCATCAAGCGCAACAGCGAGGTTTGGCTGGCTGTTAGCACTGGAAAGGTTGGAAAAGTCATCCGATACGGAACTGAAATACGATGCCATAAAAGATTTTCGACTCAAACGTAGCTCTCGCATCGCATCAAAATAGGCGGCTTGCTCCGTGCTACTTCCGGCCTTGTCCGCTCGCGCAAACAGCAGGTCATCGGCACTGTCGAACATTTTACCCAGCTGTTTATTGGCAAATTCGTTGTAATCTGTCCGCAACTTCAAAATAACAGAAGGAAGCGGTACAAAACCTGCTTCTATCTTGTTTGAACGGGCATCGAGTAAATTAACAACTTTTTCTTCAGCCATGATAAATTCCTAGTGAGACGGAACGTTTAAAAATCAAAGAATCAAGATCTTACGACTCTATTCCTTTAGGTTACGCTAAAACTATTTGCCAATCACGGACTAATATCGGTCATTCGCGTCAAATATATAGCGCACTTACAATAATAATCCGTCAAAAGGTCATCTTCTGTCACAAAATGTCACTACGCGAACTGGATCACAATCATTTATTCATTCAGGCGCATCTTTTATACTTATCACCACATATCTTCGTAGAACCTTTAGTTTCACGCGGGCAAACTGAAATACAGGTGACAAATACGTGACAGATCCATCTACCGAGCACAATACAAAATCAATTGGCAAAAGCATGGCGATCATTGCCTGGATTGTTGGCATGGTGTTACTGACCCAACTATTTGGTCTTTGGGAAAAAAACCAAATTAACCCCAATCGCGATCCAGTAAGTAGTACTCATGCAACAGGCACCACTACCGTCTCGTTGAAACGCAATCGATATGGCCACTACCTGACGGCAGGAGCAATCAATAACACCCACACCACATTCTTGCTTGATACCGGGGCAACACAGGTGGTCGTTCCAGAGAGCCTGGCCGAGTCACTCAAACTACCCCGCCAGGGTTACACCACAGTGCAAACTGCAAATGGTCAGGTTCAAGCAATTCAAACGACTATTGCGACTTTGTCCATTGGTGATATCCGACTTTATAACGTCCGGGCCATAATTAACCCCGCAATGAACAAGAATGATGAAACCCTTTTGGGGATGAGCGTGTTAAAGCAACTCGATTTCCATCAAGAAGGACAGTACCTGACACTGACGCAACAGTCCCGTTAAAAAACACAAAACATTCGCAACCCGCTCGGATGCTGCTAACAAATCGGATAAGTGATACTTAATGATGCAAGAAAGACCACTCTACCTAACCCCTGAAATTATCCAGAATCAAGTGCAAATCGCCTTGGCCGAAGATATCGGCGATGGCGATATCACGGCGTTGTTGATTCCCGCTGACGGCAATGCCACCGGGCGAGTCATCAGCCGCGAGGAGGCGATCATTTGTGGTATGGATTGGGTGATCGAAACATTCCGGCAAATTGATTCACGGATTAAAATCAGCCCCATGGTTCAGGATGGCGATAAGATTACAGCTGACACGCCCCTCTTTCACTTCGAAGGCCCCGCCCGGGGATTACTGACCGGAGAGCGGACTGCGCTTAATTTTCTGCAAACACTTTCCGGCACTGCAACCCAATGCCAACGCTATGCACAATTGGTGAAGCATACTCAAGTGCGCCTGCTTGATACCCGGAAAACACTGCCCGGCCTCCGTCGTGCGCAAAAATATGCTGT contains these protein-coding regions:
- the ampD gene encoding 1,6-anhydro-N-acetylmuramyl-L-alanine amidase AmpD; amino-acid sequence: MEFVISEDGWISGVRKVPSPNFNDRPEGEEPSLLVIHNISLPPGQFGGNAVEKFFTNNLPADQHPFFQTIAKLTVSAHFFIQRTGAIIQFVPIHKRAWHAGVSSFEGRENCNDYAIGIELEGTDVEQYSREQYEVLIALTRAIMGRYPGISSGRIVGHSDIAPGRKTDPGASFDWSYYRAQLA
- a CDS encoding retropepsin-like aspartic protease family protein, whose translation is MTDPSTEHNTKSIGKSMAIIAWIVGMVLLTQLFGLWEKNQINPNRDPVSSTHATGTTTVSLKRNRYGHYLTAGAINNTHTTFLLDTGATQVVVPESLAESLKLPRQGYTTVQTANGQVQAIQTTIATLSIGDIRLYNVRAIINPAMNKNDETLLGMSVLKQLDFHQEGQYLTLTQQSR
- the syd gene encoding SecY-interacting protein, producing MSNNEVKDALIGVHNRFLALYAATAPHLPEARSETDWDSPCIQKHLTPQNPEYIHWQPTPWEPDSAFTNLESALQIQFHDDIKTFYTAFWSDGIWGDFKGNEVSIIQVWNEHDFEMLQENMLGHLFAQMKKRLDYTFFIGCTLDDQIISLDNTTGHVLLEYPGKKPHRQLSDSLAQWLNGFNPSTKPYTP
- a CDS encoding DUF1631 domain-containing protein; this translates as MAEEKVVNLLDARSNKIEAGFVPLPSVILKLRTDYNEFANKQLGKMFDSADDLLFARADKAGSSTEQAAYFDAMRELRLSRKSFMASYFSSVSDDFSNLSSANSQPNLAVALDAEELSLVEMDEMEEKVAIETMISKVRESAEMALEHLHLRIQSLFPNTVVEPDCIPIGPQRVCKSTAGCLSELEMDIRAKLVVLKLLDQFLVAHLPEFYKAANLLLAKHGVMPDLSGALSQGKSVGSPRKVTSNLSSSNSSPASTDGFAHVDGSSNQGSNMGSQVISADDTFAALRAAIQPGVGGRAAAATTIGDDLESGEVLRALTLAQSHYTQDQSGAVSHGAVLDFRSVIAAQLGMPQEIAHFKAIDNDVINLVSILFEYILGDVQIPDKVRQLIAQLQIPMLKVAMIDKSFFNAKRHPARLLLNEIARASIGWNERLGKGRDQLITKLEGIVEHLTRDFDTDLSVFSQMLEDFEKFVQLEQRRNELISRRIQDAEEGKAKSDEAKKAAETVVAQLLDGRSLPTMLKEVLSDGWTRVLTLHHLKSSDEDNRFDQSRKILEHTLWSISPRPENDARQKLVRMIPKILRALREGLAEVSYSPQNVVKALSELERCHVDALQRLSLPKAEAFKAPAPPADPASTLGQTQDTKRSERQSVSSVTRDFNALQQDKRFQSEQKRLSGELLEELGFSNTESAAPAQDSAPLENLQQNPDSKAQSKAPVPSTPATVDSAPQSGSVSTISPEMVKAWLEKVEHLRVGAWFEYHPEGGDAMKFKLAAVVKSIGKYIFINRNGAKVAEFQKQELAEAFASEQVKLLDDGLIFDRALESIIGSMR
- the nadC gene encoding carboxylating nicotinate-nucleotide diphosphorylase → MMQERPLYLTPEIIQNQVQIALAEDIGDGDITALLIPADGNATGRVISREEAIICGMDWVIETFRQIDSRIKISPMVQDGDKITADTPLFHFEGPARGLLTGERTALNFLQTLSGTATQCQRYAQLVKHTQVRLLDTRKTLPGLRRAQKYAVTCGGCYNHRIGLYDAFLIKENHIFACGSLTNAVSTARSIAAGKPVEVEVENLQEFAEALAANADIIMLDNFSLEDMREAVSLKPAAIKLEASGGVNDSTLVPIAETGVDYISIGALTKDCRSIDLSMRFDTDS